A window of Paraburkholderia sp. ZP32-5 genomic DNA:
TCGGTCCGTCGCCGAATTCAAGGCTGGTAAGACTTCGGAGCGAGGCTTACTGAAGAATGAATCAACAACGCAGGAAGGCCAGAAACAAGGCCGAAGCAAAAAGTGAAGTAAAGGTCGCCTGGTCGTCCGATGCGTGGGATGACTATCTTCATTGGCAGCAGCACGACATGCGGATAGTCGGAGAGATCAACGATCTGCTCGAGGAAATCTTCCGCGATCCATTCAGGGGAACAGGTAAGCCGGAGCCTCTACGGGGAGATCTGACCGGCTTCTGGTCGCGCCGCATTACGAAGGTGGACCGTCTTGTGTATATCGTGCAGGACGGCATCATCCATGTGATGCAATGCCGCTATCACTACACGAAACCTTAAACGTTTCGCTTCATCCAGAAACGCACATCGCGGCGGTATGCCGACCACGAATCAGCCGCATACCGCCGCCATCTCGTTCAAAGACCACCGTCACACTCTTACCTGTACCGCGAGCTATCAATGGAAAATGAGGTACAGGATAACGAGTACGATCAACGGAACGCCAAGCAGCCAGCCGAGTAGATAAGGCATGATGCGACCTCCTTTCGTATCGAGTTTTGGTACGTACGGAATTCAGCACGCTGCGTGCCTGAGCCGAAAATCGAGCGGCTGGCCGCCCGCGCGGAATGCAGTACTCCCGCCACGCGTTACCTCATACGAACTCGCTACTACCGCTGCTGCAATTACGGCAGGTTCTCCCGCAACACGATGCTGAACTGCACGGGCTTCACGTTGCTCAGCGCCTCGCGTTTCTCCCGCACATTGCGAAAGATCCGCAGACAGTTGCCCACCATCGCCTGCGGCGTTTGCGTAATCAAGGCGTCCATCGTTCCGTCGATCAGCAATGCGCGCGTATCAGGCGTGAGGCCATGGCCGACGAACAGGATCTTCTGTTCGGCACGCGCTTCGACGATCGCGCGCGCCACGCCGTCCGAGCCGCCGCCGCTGTTATAAATACCGGCGAGGTCGGGATGTTCTTCCAGCAGCTTGCGCGTCTGCATATAGTTGCGTTCGCTATCGTCGTGCCCTTCGCGCGACCCGATCACACGCACCTGCGGGAAGGTCGATTCGATCAGATGCAGAAAGCCGATTTCGCGTTCTTCGTGCCCGCGATAGTTGAGGCTGCCCGCTAGCATCGCGATCTTTCCGCTCGGCCGCGGCCCCATGAAGCGGCCCAGCAATAGCGCCGCCGTGCGGCCGGCCGAGCGATTGTCGATACCGACATACGCAAGCCGCCGCGCGTTCGACAGATCCGAAATCAGCGTAATGGCCGGCACGCCCTGGTCGGCGAGCGTATTCACCGCATCGCGCACGACCGGATGTTCGAGCGCCATGAATACGACGCCATCCGCGCGCTGTCCGTAATGCAGCAGACGGTCGGCGAGTTCGCTCGGATTGAAGCTCTCGACGTAGTGAACCCGGCACTTCATATCGAGCGCGCTCCATTGCTCGTGTGCGAATTCGATGTAATCGCCGAGCATGCGCAGATAGCGATTGGTGCCCGCCGGCAACAGAAACGCGACGCGCATCGGCTTTGTGGTCGACACGACGGGTGCATCGGCGCTCAGCAGATAGCCGAGTTGCGCGGCCGCGTGCAATACCCGTTGCGCGGTGACGGCCCGCACGCCTTCGCGGCCGTTGAGCACGCGGTCGACGGTGGCGGTCGAAACGCCGGCAATTCGCGCAATATCGGGAATGCGCGCGGGGGCGGTGAGGCGAACCGGGTCGGACATGGTTGTCCCTGCTAGATTGAAGTCCATCAAAAAACATCAAATTGGCGGTTTGACAGCCCTTACCGCACACGCCTAGTCTTGCAGCTATCGCGCTGTGGCTCAACGCTCACGACCGGAAATCAAAGCGTTGCAGCAAGTGGTGATGGATTTTGATGGATTCGACAGTCACATCAATTATAAGCAAGGAGACGCTCATGACAAACCTCGCGAGACGCAGCCTGCTGCGTGCCGCGGCCGCCGTGCCGGTAGCCAGCGCGCTGGGCTTCCCAGCGATCGCGCGCGCGGCATCCGGCCCGGAGTTCGTATTCAAGTACGGCAACAACCTGCCGCTGACGCATCCGTTGAACGTGCGGTCGCAGGAGGCGGCGAATCAGGTCCGCGAGGCGTCCAAGGGGCGCATGGAGATCCGGATATTCCCGAACAACCAGTTGGGCGGCGATACCGACATGCTCGCGCAGGTGCGCAGCGGCGGCATCGAAATGTTCACGCCGTCGGCGCTGGTGGTTTCGACGCTCGCGCCGTCGGTGGCGATCAACGCGGTCGGCTTTGCGTTTGCCGATTACGACCAGGTGTGGCGCGCGATGGACGGCAAGCTCGGCGCCTACGTGCGCGCGGCGATGCAGAAGGCCGGGCTCGAATCGTTCGAGAAGATGTGGGACAACGGCTTTCGTCAGACCACGACCAGTACCGCGCCGATCGTCAACGCGCAGAACATGCACGGGCTGAAGATTCGCGTGCCGGTGAGCCCGCTCAGCATCGACATGTTCAAGGGACTCGGCGCCGCGCCGACGAGCCTGCAATTCAGCGAGGTGTATTCGTCGCTGCAGACGCATATCGTCGACGCGCAGGAAAACCCGTTGCCGATCGTGCAGGTCGCGAAGCTCTATGAAGTGCAGAAGTACTGCTCGCTGACCAATCATATGTGGGACGGCTACTGGTTCGTATTGAACCAGCGCGCGTGGCAGCGTTTGCCGAAAGATCTGCAAGGTATTCTGAGCGACGCGTTCAATCAGGCCGGACTCAAGCAGCGCGAAGACGTAAAGAAGCTCAACGATGCCGCCGTCGCCGATCTGCAAAGCAAGGGTCTCGCGATCAATCGTCCGGCACCGGATACGTTCCGTACGGCTTTGCGTCAGGCAGGTTTCTACGGCGAATGGAAAGGCCGCTTCGGCAACGAAGCGTGGGATCTGCTCGAGCAATCGGTCGGCAAGCTCGCGTGAGCGTGCCGCCGTCAGGCGAGCATCGGACCGCGCGCGGCGCGCGGCCGCAAGGAGACAGCAGCATGTCGAATCACGCATTGAATCCGGCGGAAGCCGCTGTATCGTTGCAGGCCGCGAGCCTGCCGCGCCGCTGGCTGCGTACCTTCGATCGAGGGCTGATCGCGCTCGTCGAAGTGTGCGCGGCGGTGCTGCTCGCGGTCGAAATCGTCGTGATGCTCGCGGGCGTGGTGTCCCGCTATCTGCTGCATGCGCCGCTCGTGTGGTCCGATGAACTGGCCGGCATTCTGTTCCTGTGGCTCGCGATGCTCGGCGCGGTGCTCGCGTTGCGACGTGGCGAACATATGCGCATGACCGCGCTCGTCAGCCGTTTGTCGCCGCGCTCGCGCGCGTTCGTCGATACGCTCGCGATCGTTGCGTCGATTGCATTGCTCGCGCTGCTGGTTGCGCCCGCCTATGACTACGCGTCCGGCGAAGCGGCGATCGTTACGCCGGCATTGCAGATCAGCAACGCGTGGCGCGCGCTTGCCTTGCCGATCGGCGCGGTGCTGATGCTGCTGGTCGGACTGATTCGCCTTGCGCAGGTGAGCCGCTGGAGCGACGTGCTGATCGTGTGCGGCATCGCTGTACTGATCGGCGCGGTGGCGGTGTTCGCGGGACCGTGGTTTCAGACGCTCGGCAAAGCCAATCTGGTGATCTTCTTTGTCGGTGTGGTGGCGCTCGGTATTTTCTCCGGCGTGCCGATCGGCTTCTCGTTCGCGCTTGCCACCTTCGGCTATCTCGGCCTGTCGACCTATACGCCGCTCGAAGTGATGGTCGGCCGCATGGACGAGGGCATGTCGCATCTGGTGCTGCTCGCGGTGCCGCTGTTCGTTTTTCTCGGCCTGTTGATCGAAATGACCGGCATGGCGCGCGCGATGATCGAATTTCTCGCGAGCCTCGTCGGCCATGTGCGCGGCGGTTTGTCGTTCGTGCTGATCGGCGCGATGTATCTGGTGTCGGGCATTTCCGGTTCGAAAGTCGCGGACATGGCGGCGATCGCGCCAGTGCTGTTCCCGGAGATGAAAAAGCGTGGCGCGTCCGAAGGCGATCTCGTTGCATTGCTCGCGACGACCGGCGCGCAAAGCGAAACGATTCCACCGAGCATCGTGCTGATCACGATCGGCTCGGTAACGGGGCTGTCGATTTCCGCGCTATTCACCGCGGGCATGTTGCCGGCCGCGGTGCTCGCGGCGATTCTGTGCGTCGTCGTGTGGTGGCGTTATCGCAACGAAGACCTGAGTGGCGCGCAACGTTTTTCGCGCCGGCAGATCGGCCGGATGTTTATCGTGTCGCTGCCCGCGCTGGCGTTGCCGTTCGTGATCCGCGCGGCAGTCGTCGAAGGCATTGCCACCGCGACCGAAGTGTCGACGATCGGCATTGTGTATTCGATGGTGGTCGGTCTGCTGATCTACCGGCGCTTCGAATGGCGGCGGCTTGGCCGCATGCTCGTCGATGCGGCCACGTTATCGGGCGCGATTCTGTTCATCATCGGCTGCGCAACTGCAATGGCCTGGGCGCTCACGCAATCCGGCTTTTCGCAGGATCTCGCGCAACTGATGGGATCGATGCCGGGCGGCTCGTATGGTTTTCTTGCGGTGTCGATCGTCGTATTCGTGATGCTCGGCAGCGTGCTCGAAGGCATTCCCGCGATCGTGCTGTTCGGCCCGCTGCTGTTTCCGATTGCGCGGCTCGCGGGCGTTCACGAAGTGCATTACGCGATCGTCGTGATTCTGTCGATGGGTGTCGGGCTGTTCTCGCCGCCGTTCGGTGTCGGCTACTACTCGGCGTGCGCGATCAGCAAGGTCAATCCCGATGCGGGGATCCGGCCGATCCTCGTTTATATGAGCGCATTGATCTTCGGTTTGCTGCTGGTCGCGGCGATACCGTGGATATCGATCGGATTTCTGTAGACCCTGATGTTCTTTTAATTTGCGGCATTCGGGTGCTGTGTTCGCGCAGCGCCAGGGCGTCGCTCGTCCTTAAAAACCCGCAGCAACGGGAGAGTTTCATGAGTCGTTTCTTTGGCGAAATCCGTCAGGCAGGCTACGTGGTGCGCGATATCGAAGCCGCGATGGACTACTGGAGCCGTGTGCTCGGCGTGGGCCCGTGGTTTTATAACGAACGCGTGCCGATCGAAAACTATACGTATCGCGGGCAACGCTATGAAGTGCACAATTCGGTCGCGCTCGCGAATTCGGGACCGTTGCAGGTCGAACTGATCCAGACGCGCAACGACGCGCCGTCGATGTATCGCGACTTTCTCGCCGCGGGCAACACCGGTTTGCAGCACAACGCGTACTGGACGACGTCGTTCGATGCGGATCTCGCGCGTCTGCAAGAGCAGGGCTTCAAGGTGGCGATGAGCGGCGAGGTAGGGCGCAACGGCCGCTTCGTCTACTTCGATAC
This region includes:
- a CDS encoding TRAP transporter substrate-binding protein, which codes for MTNLARRSLLRAAAAVPVASALGFPAIARAASGPEFVFKYGNNLPLTHPLNVRSQEAANQVREASKGRMEIRIFPNNQLGGDTDMLAQVRSGGIEMFTPSALVVSTLAPSVAINAVGFAFADYDQVWRAMDGKLGAYVRAAMQKAGLESFEKMWDNGFRQTTTSTAPIVNAQNMHGLKIRVPVSPLSIDMFKGLGAAPTSLQFSEVYSSLQTHIVDAQENPLPIVQVAKLYEVQKYCSLTNHMWDGYWFVLNQRAWQRLPKDLQGILSDAFNQAGLKQREDVKKLNDAAVADLQSKGLAINRPAPDTFRTALRQAGFYGEWKGRFGNEAWDLLEQSVGKLA
- a CDS encoding TRAP transporter large permease — its product is MSNHALNPAEAAVSLQAASLPRRWLRTFDRGLIALVEVCAAVLLAVEIVVMLAGVVSRYLLHAPLVWSDELAGILFLWLAMLGAVLALRRGEHMRMTALVSRLSPRSRAFVDTLAIVASIALLALLVAPAYDYASGEAAIVTPALQISNAWRALALPIGAVLMLLVGLIRLAQVSRWSDVLIVCGIAVLIGAVAVFAGPWFQTLGKANLVIFFVGVVALGIFSGVPIGFSFALATFGYLGLSTYTPLEVMVGRMDEGMSHLVLLAVPLFVFLGLLIEMTGMARAMIEFLASLVGHVRGGLSFVLIGAMYLVSGISGSKVADMAAIAPVLFPEMKKRGASEGDLVALLATTGAQSETIPPSIVLITIGSVTGLSISALFTAGMLPAAVLAAILCVVVWWRYRNEDLSGAQRFSRRQIGRMFIVSLPALALPFVIRAAVVEGIATATEVSTIGIVYSMVVGLLIYRRFEWRRLGRMLVDAATLSGAILFIIGCATAMAWALTQSGFSQDLAQLMGSMPGGSYGFLAVSIVVFVMLGSVLEGIPAIVLFGPLLFPIARLAGVHEVHYAIVVILSMGVGLFSPPFGVGYYSACAISKVNPDAGIRPILVYMSALIFGLLLVAAIPWISIGFL
- a CDS encoding Txe/YoeB family addiction module toxin, coding for MNQQRRKARNKAEAKSEVKVAWSSDAWDDYLHWQQHDMRIVGEINDLLEEIFRDPFRGTGKPEPLRGDLTGFWSRRITKVDRLVYIVQDGIIHVMQCRYHYTKP
- a CDS encoding LacI family DNA-binding transcriptional regulator produces the protein MSDPVRLTAPARIPDIARIAGVSTATVDRVLNGREGVRAVTAQRVLHAAAQLGYLLSADAPVVSTTKPMRVAFLLPAGTNRYLRMLGDYIEFAHEQWSALDMKCRVHYVESFNPSELADRLLHYGQRADGVVFMALEHPVVRDAVNTLADQGVPAITLISDLSNARRLAYVGIDNRSAGRTAALLLGRFMGPRPSGKIAMLAGSLNYRGHEEREIGFLHLIESTFPQVRVIGSREGHDDSERNYMQTRKLLEEHPDLAGIYNSGGGSDGVARAIVEARAEQKILFVGHGLTPDTRALLIDGTMDALITQTPQAMVGNCLRIFRNVREKREALSNVKPVQFSIVLRENLP
- a CDS encoding VOC family protein, which translates into the protein MSRFFGEIRQAGYVVRDIEAAMDYWSRVLGVGPWFYNERVPIENYTYRGQRYEVHNSVALANSGPLQVELIQTRNDAPSMYRDFLAAGNTGLQHNAYWTTSFDADLARLQEQGFKVAMSGEVGRNGRFVYFDTEDHPGTVIELSEVAGPKGKLFDMIYAASRDWNGREPVRPFPDLSTL